From Rhododendron vialii isolate Sample 1 chromosome 10a, ASM3025357v1, the proteins below share one genomic window:
- the LOC131303176 gene encoding ubiquitin domain-containing protein 7SL RNA1-like, which yields MDIYIEPTRGIPFALQVGYFDTISEIKQKIQKEQGIPISKQTLMLNGEPLSDDLNIHHSDFVNRTLLQLLVKPGAQKIHKGNTVEIGKMEKQMNYREREREGGEAMDVFFEPTRGIPFALEVGYFDTISEIKQRIHKKHKIPTSKQTLILNGEPLADDLNIYQSGILDRTLLQLLVEPETPRKIQIFARMPTSKHGLKVEMNSNDTVRRLKELLINQMDGTVPINRLVLKFNGHDLKEDGGWVLHDYDISDGSEIEMGIRPSPATSSSTGSGNPSGGSRRKMRVMVRSKCGSMKVPVEVRAGDNVGVLRNEVMKLVESGGFLVPADGFFFIYKQNVMDEDRSFRWHNVGPGDTIEVFNGSVSGGL from the exons ATGGACATCTACATTGAACCCACAAGAGGAATTCCATTCGCATTACAAGTGGGTTATTTCGATACTATCtcagaaatcaaacaaaaaatccaaaaagaacaAGGAATACCCATATCCAAAcagaccctaatgctcaacggcgaACCACTCTCCGACGACCTCAACATCCACCACTCCGACTTCGTCAACCGCACCCTCCTTCAACTCCTTGTCAAACCCGGAGCGCAAAAAATCCATAAGGGAAATACAGTTGAAATAGGAAAAATGGAGAAACAAATGaa TTATCGG gagagggagagggaggggggggagGCAATGGACGTCTTCTTTGAACCCACAAGAGGAATTCCATTCGCATTAGAAGTGGGCTACTTCGATACTATCTCagaaatcaaacaaagaatCCACAAGAAACACAAGATACCCACATCCAAACAGACCCTAATCCTCAACGGCGAACCGCTCGCCGACGACCTCAACATCTACCAGTCCGGCATCCTCGACCGCACCCTCCTCCAACTCCTCGTCGAACCCGAGACGCCTCGAAAAATCCAAATCTTCGCGAGAATGCCCACGTCCAAACACGGCCTTAAGGTCGAGATGAACTCGAACGACACCGTTCGCCGCCTCAAAGAGCTTTTGATCAACCAAATGGACGGTACTGTTCCCATCAACCGACTAGTACTCAAGTTCAACGGCCACGATTTGAAAGAAGATGGAGGATGGGTTTTGCATGATTACGATATATCGGACGGCTCGGAGATCGAGATGGGTATCAGGCCTTCGCCGGCCACATCGTCGTCGACGGGATCGGGGAATCCGAGCGGTGGGTCCAGGCGGAAGATGAGGGTGATGGTGAGGAGCAAGTGCGGGAGCATGAAGGTTCCGGTGGAGGTGAGGGCAGGGGATAATGTTGGTGTGCTGAGGAATGAGGTGATGAAGCTGGTGGAAAGCGGTGGGTTTTTAGTGCCTGCGGACGGGTTCTTCTTCATATACAAGCAGAATGTGATGGATGAAGATAGGTCGTTTAGGTGGCACAATGTGGGCCCAGGAGATACTATTGAGGTCTTCAATGGGAGTGTTAGTGGTGGATTATGA